The following coding sequences lie in one Acidimicrobiia bacterium genomic window:
- the ybeY gene encoding rRNA maturation RNase YbeY: MVNECDEIDVDLDTWQTLAEQVLSSEGLATCGVELTIHFVDEVAMTELNQTHMDSSGPTDVLAFPLLEPAEIAQLSGPGPQLLGDVVICPAVAFRQAEEILGRNAMDELALLLVHGILHLLGHDHYHPEERAVMEARQDEHLVKFLHG, translated from the coding sequence ATGGTCAATGAGTGCGATGAAATCGATGTTGATCTTGATACTTGGCAAACGTTGGCGGAACAGGTTTTAAGCAGCGAGGGCTTAGCGACCTGCGGGGTGGAGTTAACGATCCACTTTGTAGACGAAGTGGCGATGACCGAACTAAACCAAACGCATATGGACAGTTCGGGGCCTACCGATGTTTTGGCTTTTCCGCTTTTGGAACCGGCGGAGATAGCGCAACTTTCTGGGCCAGGCCCGCAGCTTTTAGGCGACGTGGTTATTTGCCCGGCGGTGGCTTTTCGGCAAGCGGAAGAGATTTTGGGACGCAACGCGATGGACGAATTGGCCTTGTTGCTGGTGCATGGCATTTTGCATCTTTTGGGTCACGACCATTACCACCCTGAGGAACGGGCCGTTATGGAAGCACGGCAAGACGAGCATTTAGTGAAGTTTCTCCATGGATAA
- a CDS encoding PhoH family protein gives MHETSTDPRTSPNQGADQEGSTGQASVQIHVASNDLMANLVGDHDSLLRRIEATFPEVQIHIRGNQVNLTGRQASLVGRLFGELVHILEKGHPLDQHTLERTIDMVRQGEEPAAVLTTEILRSARGKPVRPRSAGQMKYVEAIRDGVITFGIGPAGTGKSWLAVAMAVRALKNGDVDRIVLTRPLVEAGERVGFLPGDLLAKVDPYLRPLYDALFDMVDDENAERMLERNEVEVAPLAFMRGRTLSNAFIILDEAQNTSPEQMKMFLTRIGFGSKVVVTGDASQIDVPGGRSGLDGLEDLLSDIEDLSFVHLSSRDVVRHRIVQDIVNAYDEDFKNTRPQGSRAEPS, from the coding sequence ATGCACGAGACCTCCACCGACCCCCGAACCTCGCCGAACCAGGGCGCTGACCAAGAAGGCTCAACTGGGCAGGCTTCGGTGCAGATTCATGTTGCGAGCAACGACCTTATGGCCAACTTGGTGGGCGATCACGACAGTTTGCTACGTCGTATCGAAGCAACGTTTCCAGAGGTACAGATACATATTCGCGGTAACCAAGTCAACTTAACGGGCAGGCAAGCTTCGTTGGTGGGGCGCTTGTTCGGCGAATTGGTGCACATTTTAGAAAAAGGCCACCCGTTGGATCAACACACTTTAGAGCGCACCATCGACATGGTGCGTCAAGGTGAAGAGCCTGCGGCGGTCTTAACTACAGAAATTTTGCGTTCTGCTCGGGGTAAACCGGTGCGGCCTCGTTCGGCGGGGCAAATGAAGTATGTGGAAGCGATTCGTGACGGGGTCATTACTTTTGGCATCGGCCCGGCCGGTACGGGAAAGAGTTGGCTGGCCGTAGCCATGGCAGTGCGGGCCCTAAAAAACGGGGACGTGGACCGGATCGTCCTTACCCGTCCGCTGGTAGAGGCTGGCGAAAGGGTCGGTTTTTTGCCCGGCGACTTGCTGGCCAAAGTTGACCCTTATTTGCGGCCCCTTTATGACGCACTGTTTGACATGGTGGATGACGAAAATGCCGAACGCATGTTGGAACGAAACGAAGTAGAAGTGGCCCCGCTGGCGTTTATGCGGGGGAGGACCTTAAGCAATGCTTTTATTATTTTGGATGAAGCGCAAAACACTTCGCCGGAGCAGATGAAAATGTTTTTAACCCGTATCGGGTTTGGGTCAAAGGTGGTGGTCACCGGCGACGCCAGTCAAATTGATGTGCCAGGTGGACGTAGTGGCCTTGATGGGTTAGAAGATTTATTGAGTGACATCGAAGATCTTTCATTTGTACATCTCTCTAGCCGAGACGTGGTGCGCCACCGCATTGTGCAAGACATCGTGAATGCTTACGATGAGGATTTCAAAAATACTCGCCCGCAAGGTTCTCGTGCGGAGCCTTCGTGA
- a CDS encoding GTPase Era, producing MNEQVLSSESQEPDFRSGFVTLVGRPNVGKSTLLNAVLGTKVTIVSDKPQTTRNEIRGVLNRPGAQVVFCDTPGIHKPKSLLGERLNATARGALADMDVVLFLVEADGDIGKGDRMIASSLPTDRTILVLNKIDKVGADRILTQLSEAAGFSFLDYFPVSATTGQGVDALVDHVLTLLPEGPQYYPDDMITDVPESFWVAELVREQLLAVLKEELPHSVATRVTEWEWPRIRVEILVERESQKGIVIGKKGAVLKQVGIKARAQLPEEVFLDLFVRVDKRWSREPRSLDQLGY from the coding sequence ATGAATGAGCAAGTGTTGTCGAGTGAAAGCCAAGAGCCGGATTTCCGGTCGGGTTTTGTGACTTTGGTGGGGCGCCCCAATGTGGGGAAGTCCACTTTGCTTAATGCCGTGTTGGGAACCAAGGTGACCATTGTGTCGGATAAGCCGCAGACCACCCGTAATGAGATTCGTGGGGTATTGAATCGTCCGGGCGCCCAGGTGGTTTTTTGCGATACACCGGGTATTCATAAGCCCAAGTCGCTGTTGGGGGAGCGTTTAAACGCTACGGCTCGCGGTGCTTTGGCAGACATGGATGTGGTGCTGTTTCTGGTTGAAGCCGATGGGGATATTGGTAAAGGCGACCGCATGATTGCTTCCAGTTTGCCGACTGATCGAACTATTTTGGTGTTGAACAAGATTGACAAGGTGGGAGCGGACCGCATTTTGACGCAATTGTCGGAGGCGGCGGGTTTTTCCTTTTTGGATTATTTTCCGGTGTCGGCTACTACGGGTCAAGGAGTGGATGCGTTGGTTGACCATGTGCTGACCCTTTTGCCGGAGGGCCCGCAGTATTACCCGGATGACATGATTACTGATGTGCCGGAATCTTTTTGGGTGGCTGAGTTGGTGCGTGAACAACTGTTGGCGGTACTTAAAGAAGAGTTGCCGCATTCAGTGGCGACGCGGGTAACTGAATGGGAGTGGCCGCGCATTCGGGTAGAGATTTTGGTGGAAAGAGAATCGCAAAAAGGCATTGTCATCGGCAAAAAAGGTGCAGTGCTTAAACAGGTCGGGATCAAGGCCCGGGCCCAATTGCCGGAAGAAGTCTTTCTCGACTTGTTTGTCCGAGTGGATAAACGCTGGTCACGCGAGCCCCGCTCCCTCGATCAACTGGGCTACTAA
- a CDS encoding ATP-dependent DNA helicase, whose product MTLAEDASIALETICGALPGGGERRPGQDSMTRLVADAITYQKHAVVRAGTGTGKSLAYLIPAILADQPVIVATATKALQDQLANKDLPFLQENLGHSFSFAVLKGRANYVCRQKLNELERANQQQTLGSLAEGLPDHADPKHLTAIAEWADETDTGDRAELSFEPRAATWGAVSVGSNECPGRIRCPAGEECFAEKARDDAALADIVITNLYLYAIDIAIENSFLPEHQVAILDEAHKTEEVFSTSLGFEIHAGRFRSLHRTASGVLTACPELDQTEELAGLMEDALAPSNGNRVVPAELPPLARALELADTRLGALDAVLRKIQDKTEKNSLKGIETASKITRTRQALGSLLESVQAARSLDNNKVAWVDRLNGRMVLEVALITVDHILKESLWPERTVILTSATVPANLAQRLGLETDDFEYADVGSPFNFENQSLLYCAAHLPDPRHPDYRQALHDEIEHLIVAAGGRTLALFTSRKALNEATEYLRPRLPWHIYHQDDLPKPALMAAFAEDEQSCLFGTKGLWHGIDVPGRTCSLVIIDKIPFPSPRDPLLSARRERVGDNSFRQIDLPLAATELAQGVGRLIRSGTDLGVAAVLDSRLAKNKGYRYDLLDALPPMERSADPEIARNYLQRITEN is encoded by the coding sequence ATGACCTTGGCGGAAGATGCAAGCATCGCTTTAGAAACCATTTGCGGTGCCCTCCCCGGAGGCGGCGAACGCCGGCCTGGGCAGGATTCCATGACCCGCTTAGTGGCCGACGCCATCACCTACCAAAAGCACGCAGTGGTACGCGCCGGCACCGGAACCGGCAAGTCTTTGGCCTACCTGATCCCAGCCATTTTGGCTGATCAACCGGTCATCGTGGCCACCGCCACCAAAGCCCTCCAAGACCAGTTAGCCAACAAAGACCTTCCCTTCCTCCAAGAAAACCTCGGCCACTCTTTTAGCTTCGCCGTACTCAAAGGGCGCGCTAACTACGTATGCCGGCAAAAACTAAACGAACTAGAACGAGCCAACCAACAACAAACCCTCGGCAGTTTGGCCGAAGGATTACCTGACCACGCCGACCCGAAACATTTAACCGCTATTGCCGAATGGGCCGACGAAACAGACACCGGCGACCGGGCAGAACTCTCATTCGAACCCCGAGCCGCCACTTGGGGAGCAGTTAGCGTCGGCTCAAACGAATGCCCCGGACGCATACGCTGCCCCGCCGGAGAAGAATGCTTCGCCGAAAAAGCCCGAGACGATGCTGCCCTAGCCGACATTGTCATCACCAACCTGTACCTCTACGCCATCGACATTGCCATAGAAAACTCATTTCTGCCCGAACACCAAGTAGCCATTTTAGACGAAGCCCACAAAACCGAAGAAGTGTTTTCTACCTCGCTGGGTTTCGAAATTCACGCCGGACGATTCCGTTCCCTTCACCGGACGGCCAGCGGCGTACTCACCGCTTGCCCGGAACTCGACCAGACCGAAGAACTGGCCGGCCTCATGGAAGATGCCCTTGCTCCCAGCAACGGAAACCGCGTGGTACCCGCTGAACTCCCACCCTTGGCCCGAGCCCTCGAACTGGCCGACACCAGACTCGGTGCGCTTGATGCTGTTTTGCGGAAAATCCAAGACAAGACAGAAAAAAATTCACTCAAAGGCATCGAAACGGCCAGCAAAATAACCCGTACCCGCCAAGCTCTCGGATCACTTCTAGAATCCGTTCAGGCCGCCCGATCCCTGGACAACAACAAAGTCGCCTGGGTAGATCGACTTAACGGGCGCATGGTGCTGGAAGTCGCTTTGATCACTGTGGACCACATTTTAAAAGAAAGCCTCTGGCCAGAACGCACGGTTATTTTGACCAGCGCCACCGTGCCCGCCAACCTTGCTCAACGCTTGGGGCTAGAAACCGATGACTTTGAATACGCCGATGTGGGCAGCCCCTTTAATTTTGAAAACCAATCGCTGCTTTACTGCGCTGCGCACCTGCCCGACCCCCGCCACCCCGACTACCGACAAGCACTCCACGACGAAATCGAGCACCTCATTGTGGCCGCGGGCGGGCGCACCCTCGCCTTGTTCACCAGTCGCAAGGCGCTCAACGAAGCCACCGAATATCTCAGGCCCCGTTTGCCCTGGCACATTTACCATCAAGACGACCTACCCAAACCAGCGCTCATGGCGGCCTTTGCCGAAGACGAACAATCTTGCCTCTTTGGCACCAAAGGCCTTTGGCACGGTATTGACGTTCCGGGCCGCACCTGTTCGCTGGTCATCATTGACAAAATACCTTTCCCTAGCCCTCGCGACCCGTTGCTGAGTGCGCGCCGAGAACGGGTGGGCGACAACTCTTTTCGCCAAATTGATCTTCCGTTAGCCGCCACCGAACTTGCCCAAGGCGTGGGCCGGCTTATCCGGTCTGGCACCGACCTTGGGGTGGCTGCCGTGCTGGACTCCCGCTTGGCAAAAAACAAGGGCTACCGCTACGACCTCCTCGATGCGCTGCCTCCCATGGAACGCTCCGCCGACCCAGAAATAGCCCGAAACTACCTGCAACGCATCACCGAAAACTAG
- a CDS encoding HlyC/CorC family transporter, with product MDNADLFSGLLLVVLLLVSGWFTAVETAFIRMRRSRLEVILRTRSEQGEVAEILVGVLEDRLRFLGPLFLLHTGVRVTSVILALFLIPDHFGNSATGAVMAAFVVLFFVIAEAWPKGWVLRRPEEAALRLAKKARLVERIVPLRWLAYLLMLIVERLTPRTAVRVSEEDESTVSEEELLAVADHALASHAIDEDEHDMIESVIAFGDTLVREVMVPRPDMVVLGSEATVEDAVAVAVATGHSRLPVMLSDIDDLAGAIHAKDLLRCFETGGPQRSSLTDFVRPLRYVPETKAADELLREMQVGRFQLVVVVDEHGATAGLVTMEDLLEEMVGEIIDEFDHEDPLVQHLAGGGLRVQGQMPVDELNDLLTGALPEGGWETVGGLVFDALGHVPEVNEQGEIGQWVFTVEEVVGRRIMSLRVNEIASVNISRPEVANHE from the coding sequence ATGGATAACGCGGACCTTTTTTCTGGGCTGTTGCTGGTTGTGTTGTTGCTTGTTTCGGGATGGTTCACTGCTGTCGAAACGGCGTTTATTCGTATGCGCCGCTCGCGTTTAGAGGTGATTCTTAGAACCCGTAGCGAGCAGGGTGAAGTCGCAGAAATCTTGGTGGGAGTTTTGGAGGATCGGCTGAGGTTCCTTGGCCCTTTGTTTTTGCTCCACACCGGGGTGCGGGTAACTAGTGTTATTTTGGCGCTTTTTTTGATTCCGGATCATTTTGGAAACAGTGCCACCGGTGCGGTGATGGCGGCTTTTGTGGTTTTATTTTTTGTGATTGCTGAGGCGTGGCCTAAAGGTTGGGTTTTGCGCCGGCCCGAAGAAGCCGCTTTGCGGTTGGCTAAAAAAGCTCGTTTAGTGGAGCGCATAGTTCCTTTGCGTTGGCTGGCTTACCTGTTGATGCTGATCGTTGAACGTCTCACACCGCGAACTGCGGTGCGGGTCTCTGAGGAAGATGAGTCGACGGTTTCAGAAGAAGAATTGTTGGCGGTGGCTGACCATGCTTTGGCTTCGCACGCTATTGACGAAGATGAACACGACATGATTGAGTCGGTTATTGCCTTTGGTGACACTTTGGTGCGTGAGGTGATGGTTCCTCGCCCGGACATGGTTGTTTTGGGTTCGGAGGCAACGGTGGAAGATGCGGTTGCGGTGGCGGTGGCTACTGGCCATAGCCGATTGCCGGTGATGTTGAGTGATATTGACGACTTGGCGGGGGCCATCCACGCTAAAGATCTTCTCCGTTGTTTTGAAACAGGGGGTCCGCAGCGATCTTCTTTGACGGATTTTGTTCGCCCGTTGCGGTATGTGCCGGAGACTAAAGCGGCCGACGAGTTGTTGCGTGAAATGCAAGTCGGTCGTTTTCAATTGGTGGTGGTAGTAGACGAACATGGGGCCACGGCTGGTTTGGTGACCATGGAGGATTTGTTGGAAGAAATGGTGGGGGAAATCATTGATGAATTTGATCATGAGGATCCACTGGTTCAACATTTGGCGGGCGGCGGTTTGCGGGTACAGGGCCAAATGCCGGTTGATGAGTTGAACGATTTGTTGACAGGAGCGTTGCCGGAGGGCGGTTGGGAAACGGTTGGGGGGCTGGTTTTCGATGCCTTGGGTCATGTTCCTGAGGTGAACGAGCAAGGAGAAATCGGCCAGTGGGTTTTTACGGTGGAGGAAGTTGTGGGTCGTAGGATTATGAGTTTGCGTGTGAACGAAATTGCGTCAGTGAATATTTCTCGCCCTGAGGTGGCTAACCATGAATGA
- a CDS encoding flavin reductase — protein MSIDEDVYRQVMGRYPTGVTLVTGMDGEAPQAVVIGSFTSVSVDPPLVGFFTGHQARSWNRMRPSGAFCVNVFADDQADLCGRFFMKDTDPWEGVEWELTATGSPRLLACVASIDCKIHEVIEAGDHLLVLGHVEEVALGREASPMVFLGGSYGKFDQ, from the coding sequence GTGTCTATAGATGAAGATGTTTACCGGCAAGTGATGGGGCGTTACCCCACCGGGGTGACCTTGGTGACCGGCATGGACGGTGAGGCTCCTCAGGCAGTAGTTATCGGTTCGTTTACTTCGGTTTCGGTGGACCCACCATTGGTGGGGTTTTTCACCGGCCACCAAGCTCGGTCGTGGAACCGCATGCGACCCTCGGGAGCATTTTGCGTCAACGTGTTTGCTGATGATCAAGCTGACTTGTGCGGCCGTTTCTTTATGAAAGACACCGACCCTTGGGAAGGGGTTGAATGGGAGTTGACCGCAACTGGCTCACCACGACTGTTGGCTTGCGTGGCCAGCATCGACTGCAAAATTCACGAAGTAATCGAAGCGGGCGACCATCTTTTAGTATTGGGCCATGTCGAAGAAGTGGCTTTGGGTCGTGAAGCCTCGCCCATGGTGTTCCTGGGCGGTAGTTACGGGAAGTTCGATCAGTGA
- a CDS encoding isoprenyl transferase: MDGNGRWAELKGLPRTEGHTAGEQSLMDVLEGADELGVKWFTVFAFST, from the coding sequence ATGGACGGCAACGGGAGGTGGGCAGAACTCAAGGGTTTGCCCCGTACCGAAGGTCATACCGCTGGTGAGCAATCGTTGATGGACGTTCTGGAGGGTGCCGATGAGTTGGGGGTGAAGTGGTTTACGGTGTTTGCTTTTTCGAC
- the sufB gene encoding Fe-S cluster assembly protein SufB — MTTVDIGVDLSKYKLGWSDQEDYVFKPSKGLDERLIQEISWMKGEPNWMRDFRLRSHEKFLKRPMPWWGGDMDGIDFDDIYYYIKPSGGLNDSWDDVPDAIKDTYEKLGIPEAERKYLAGVTAQYESEVVYHRNREDLEEQGVIFCDMDTALREHPEIVRAWFGRIIPPNDNKFSALNSAVWSGGSFIYVPPGVKVEMPLQAYFRINAENMGQFERTLIIADEGSEVHYIEGCSAPTYSTDSLHSAVVEIVVKKSARVTYTTIQNWSTNVYNLVTKRARVEAEGHMEWIDGNIGSRLTMKYPAVVMVGPKASGEVLSVAYAGPGQHQDAGAKMTHAAPETTSKIVSKSISQGGGRSSYRGLIRVEEGAQGCKSHVQCDALILDDESISDTYPYMEVGSDDAIIGHEATVSKVADDQLFYLMSRGLTEEQSMSMVVNGFIEPITRTLPMEYAVEWSRLIELQMEGSVG, encoded by the coding sequence ATGACTACCGTAGACATCGGAGTAGACCTCAGTAAATACAAACTGGGGTGGAGCGACCAAGAAGACTACGTTTTCAAGCCCTCCAAAGGCCTCGACGAACGCCTCATCCAAGAAATCTCCTGGATGAAAGGCGAGCCCAACTGGATGCGTGACTTTCGTTTGCGCTCCCACGAAAAATTCCTCAAACGCCCTATGCCGTGGTGGGGTGGCGATATGGACGGCATTGACTTTGATGATATCTACTACTACATCAAGCCTTCCGGCGGCCTCAACGATTCGTGGGATGACGTGCCCGACGCCATCAAAGACACTTACGAAAAATTGGGTATCCCCGAAGCGGAACGCAAATATCTGGCCGGGGTAACGGCCCAGTATGAGTCTGAAGTGGTGTACCACCGCAACCGCGAAGACCTTGAAGAACAAGGGGTTATTTTCTGCGATATGGACACCGCTTTGCGTGAACATCCAGAGATCGTGCGGGCCTGGTTTGGGCGGATAATTCCCCCTAACGACAACAAGTTCTCTGCTTTGAACTCTGCCGTATGGAGTGGCGGGTCGTTTATTTATGTGCCGCCCGGAGTCAAAGTAGAAATGCCGTTACAGGCCTACTTTCGCATCAACGCCGAAAACATGGGCCAGTTTGAGCGCACGCTGATCATCGCCGATGAGGGTTCAGAGGTGCACTACATCGAAGGGTGCTCGGCCCCTACTTACAGCACCGATTCGTTGCATTCCGCGGTGGTAGAAATTGTGGTTAAAAAATCGGCTCGGGTTACCTACACCACTATCCAAAACTGGTCTACCAACGTGTACAACTTGGTGACCAAACGGGCTCGGGTAGAAGCCGAAGGCCACATGGAGTGGATCGACGGCAATATTGGTTCACGGTTAACTATGAAATACCCGGCCGTAGTAATGGTGGGCCCTAAGGCTTCTGGCGAAGTGCTTTCGGTGGCTTACGCCGGCCCCGGACAGCACCAAGATGCCGGAGCCAAAATGACTCACGCCGCACCAGAAACCACCTCAAAGATTGTGTCGAAATCTATTTCACAAGGTGGCGGCCGCTCTAGCTACCGTGGGTTGATCCGGGTAGAAGAAGGCGCTCAGGGTTGCAAAAGCCACGTTCAATGCGATGCACTTATTTTGGACGACGAAAGTATTTCCGATACTTACCCCTACATGGAGGTGGGTTCCGACGATGCGATTATCGGCCACGAAGCAACGGTGTCCAAGGTGGCCGATGATCAACTCTTTTACCTGATGAGCCGCGGGCTAACCGAAGAGCAATCTATGTCAATGGTGGTGAACGGCTTCATCGAACCGATTACCCGCACTTTGCCCATGGAGTACGCCGTGGAGTGGAGCCGTCTGATTGAACTACAGATGGAAGGTTCGGTCGGTTAA
- a CDS encoding gamma carbonic anhydrase family protein, giving the protein MPIYAIGDVEPRIDPSAYIHPEAVIIGNVIIGPEASVWPHAVIRADDSFISVGARSSVQDNVVLHCTPDLPTVVGEDVTLGHLCHLEGCTIEDRSLIGVGSVVIHEVVIGRGSIVGANAMVRNGTIVPPRSLVLGVPATVREGVVPEDANMLSAEAYVARGRQFKEQLRRIG; this is encoded by the coding sequence ATGCCTATCTACGCCATAGGTGACGTGGAGCCTCGCATCGACCCGTCGGCTTATATTCATCCCGAAGCGGTGATCATTGGAAACGTAATCATTGGGCCAGAAGCCAGCGTGTGGCCCCATGCGGTTATCCGAGCCGACGACAGTTTTATTTCGGTGGGGGCGCGTTCGTCGGTGCAAGACAACGTGGTTCTGCATTGCACGCCAGACCTCCCTACCGTGGTTGGCGAAGACGTCACTCTGGGCCACCTTTGTCACTTGGAGGGTTGCACCATTGAGGACCGGTCGCTCATTGGCGTAGGTTCGGTGGTTATTCATGAAGTAGTGATTGGGCGAGGGTCCATAGTGGGAGCGAACGCCATGGTGCGTAACGGGACCATTGTGCCGCCCCGTTCGCTGGTGCTCGGTGTGCCAGCCACCGTACGAGAAGGCGTGGTTCCCGAAGACGCAAACATGCTGAGCGCCGAGGCTTACGTTGCTCGAGGCCGCCAGTTCAAAGAACAACTGCGAAGAATCGGTTAA